Proteins found in one Triticum urartu cultivar G1812 chromosome 4, Tu2.1, whole genome shotgun sequence genomic segment:
- the LOC125554436 gene encoding uncharacterized protein LOC125554436 gives MSQDKVNGQHESLKGQVEVWNSTIMTWSHDARDLWKNPKITMIWIELLVSLVAGILLLLACFGSRRRRSRNWFLQKGVLGAYTVSFSLATYTLGSMQSSEVKSSMYPVWALSLFMLHACTDSMTAYSLDDNIQVTRLNYQAFMYHTYVVLLFTTVHTKSNYIPELAYISFIAVTRYLQRLAVCHLAAYSWNLNKTVADYMYGQQNGRVFDPATMEGCNYLVDWPISESKFDASTSYGTQLTVGDHDEVITIEKIWVKSLGPELKDACLSFSLFHLLRRRFFGFACDESKGRTHEFIFKGLLTDGATDYNRVFKVIEVELAYMYDFFFTKYAVIYYGSPSATVWSVISIIGISITAYVTAKAPVNVYQGDSAIASTIIDDVVITLVILTSTALLEFVQLLYYWTGIWGRVSFACQSIREQARFSRTNSQTKKTRTRGGWVMGLKGLLANIGVSRASNNHYWQHKLGQYSLLDSVSCNPRPSADTLSLRTRTIMLVWRVCYLSNFMLNHRQNEQAFRARKRTWKSVELPDEVKKAVICSLKRTSGTLSNGKSSLRFNGAHDLLWACKWELHPDPSWSQRKQNQTHIILTWHIATWYCEMATLSEDRATKPDVCTVSIATKLSKYCAYLVVSVPKLLPGHHYDTRSKFDAAIVEAIKLPPESTSMYEAMKRLKLPQEPKTIFESGVKLGKQLEEMEEGARWQVMAGFWAEMLLYLAPSDNVNEHIEQLTQGGEFITHLWALLSHAGILERDEEHQAGEACDQHRVDSFVSTASCFCQCECV, from the exons ATGAGTCAAGACAAG GTTAATGGTCAGCATGAATCGTTGAAGGGACAGGTAGAAGTTTGGAATTCCACAATAATGACCTGGTCACATGACGCAAGAGACTTGTGGAAAAATCCAAAGATAACAATGATCTGGATCGAGTTACTTGTATCATTGGTTGCTGGTATCCTACTCCTCCTCGCCTGCTTTGGGTCCCGCCGTCGCCGAAGCAGAAATTGGTTCCTCCAGAAAGGCGTCCTAGGTGCCTACACCGTGTCCTTCTCGTTGGCAACGTACACACTTGGTTCCATGCAATCTTCTGAGGTGAAGAGCAGCATGTACCCTGTTTGGGCCTTATCTCTGTTTATGCTTCATGCTTGTACCGACTCTATGACAGCTTATAGTCTCGATGACAACATACAAGTAACAAGACTCAATTACCAGGCTTTTATGTACCATACATACGTGGTGTTACTTTTCACCACCGTGCATACGAAGAGCAACTACATCCCAGAACTTGCTTATATATCTTTCATTGCTGTCACAAGATATTTACAGAGACTTGCAGTGTGTCATCTCGCAGCCTACTCATGGAACTTGAACAAAACTGTTGCTGATTACATGTATGGTCAGCAAAACGGGAGGGTATTTGATCCAGCCACCATGGAAGGCTGCAATTACCTAGTTGACTGGCCCATTAGCGAATCCAAGTTTGATGCTTCAACATCATATGGAACACAATTAACAGTGGGGGATCATGATGAAGTCATTACCATTGAGAAGATATGGGTCAAGTCACTAGGCCCAGAGCTAAAAGATGCATGCCTTTCCTTCTCTCTTTTCCATCTGCTAAGAAGGCGCTTCTTTGGGTTTGCCTGCGACGAGTCCAAAGGCAGGACACATGAGTTTATCTTCAAAGGGCTTCTAACTGATGGTGCCACAGACTACAACAGGGTGTTCAAGGTGATTGAGGTTGAGTTGGCCTATATGTATGATTTCTTCTTCACCAAGTATGCTGTCATTTATTATGGATCACCGAGTGCAACAGTTTGGTCCGTGATTTCAATCATCGGCATATCTATCACGGCATATGTTACTGCCAAGGCTCCCGTGAACGTTTATCAGGGTGATTCCGCTATCGCAAGCACCATTATAGATGATGTTGTTATCACGTTAGTGATACTTACATCCACTGCTTTGCTTGAATTCGTACAGCTGTTATATTACTGGACGGGTATTTGGGGCAGAGTATCCTTTGCTTGTCAGTCTATCAGAGAACAAGCAAGATTCAGTAGAACGAACTCGCAGACAaagaaaacaaggacaaggggagGCTGGGTCATGGGATTAAAGGGATTGCTTGCCAATATTGGTGTGTCACGTGCATCAAACAACCACTACTGGCAGCACAAGCTTGGCCAGTACTCATTACTTGATTCTGTCAGTTGCAATCCTAGGCCATCAGCAGATACACTCTCTCTCCGAACGCGCACGATAATGCTAGTTTGGAGAGTTTGTTATCTTTCCAACTTCATGCTCAACCATCGCCAAAATGAGCAGGCATTCAGGGCCCGAAAGAGAACTTGGAAATCTGTGGAGTTGCCTGATGAAGTAAAGAAGGCGGTTATCTGCTCCCTAAAACGTACCAGTGGTACACTAAGCAATGGGAAATCTTCCTTACGATTCAATGGAGCACATGACCTCTTATGGGCTTGCAAGTGGGAATTGCACCCGGATCCAAGCTGGTCCCAGAGAAAACAGAATCAGACACACATTATTTTGACTTGGCACATTGCAACATGGTACTGTGAGATGGCAACACTTTCTGAAGATAGGGCAACAAAACCTGATGTATGTACTGTTAGCATTGCCACAAAACTGTCAAAATATTGTGCGTACTTGGTGGTCTCTGTACCAAAGCTTCTTCCTGGGCATCACTATGATACGAGAAGCAAATTTGATGCAGCCATAGTAGAAGCCATTAAACTCCCGCCAGAGTCAACGAGCATGTACGAGGCCATGAAGAGATTAAAGTTACCACAGGAACCAAAGACCATCTTTGAGAGCGGTGTGAAACTGGGGAAGCAACTGGAGGAAATGGAAGAGGGCGCCCGGTGGCAGGTGATGGCTGGTTTCTGGGCTGAGATGCTGCTCTACCTCGCGCCATCAGATAATGTCAATGAGCACATCGAGCAGCTCACGCAAGGCGGCGAGTTTATCACCCATCTGTGGGCTTTGCTCTCTCACGCGGGCATCCTTGAGAGGGACGAGGAGCATCAAGCTGGGGAGGCGTGTGACCAACACCGCGTGGATAGTTTCGTTTCCACTGCTTCCTGTTTCTGTCAGTGTGAGTGTGTTTAA